One genomic segment of Catalinimonas alkaloidigena includes these proteins:
- the sucD gene encoding succinate--CoA ligase subunit alpha: protein MSVLVNKDSKVLVQGFTGSEGTFHAGQMIEYGTNVVGGVTPGKGGQTHLDRPVFNSVQEGVDQTGANVSIIFVPPAFAADAIMEAASAGIKVIVAITEGIPVKDMMIAKDYIKDKDVTLIGPNCPGVITPEEAKVGIMPGFVFKKGKVGIVSKSGTLTYEAADQVVKAGLGISTAIGIGGDPIIGTSTKQAVQLLMDDPETEAIVMIGEIGGNYEAEAARWIQENGNKKPVVGFIAGQTAPPGRRMGHAGAIIGGKDDTAAAKMKIMKECGLVVVDTPAKIGTTIADAIKK, encoded by the coding sequence ATGAGCGTTTTAGTTAATAAAGATTCCAAAGTCCTGGTACAAGGTTTTACCGGTTCAGAAGGCACTTTTCATGCCGGACAGATGATTGAATACGGTACCAATGTAGTAGGAGGTGTTACACCCGGTAAAGGTGGGCAAACTCACCTTGATCGTCCTGTTTTTAATTCTGTGCAGGAAGGTGTGGACCAGACAGGAGCCAATGTATCCATTATATTTGTACCCCCTGCCTTTGCTGCCGATGCTATTATGGAAGCTGCCAGTGCAGGCATCAAAGTTATCGTAGCCATCACCGAAGGCATTCCGGTTAAGGATATGATGATTGCTAAAGACTACATTAAAGATAAGGATGTTACGCTCATAGGCCCTAACTGCCCCGGAGTAATTACACCGGAAGAAGCCAAAGTAGGTATTATGCCAGGCTTTGTTTTCAAGAAGGGTAAGGTAGGCATCGTATCCAAATCAGGTACTCTTACGTATGAGGCTGCCGATCAGGTGGTCAAAGCAGGTCTTGGCATTTCTACTGCTATTGGTATTGGTGGTGACCCTATCATCGGTACCTCTACCAAACAGGCAGTGCAGCTATTGATGGATGATCCTGAGACCGAAGCTATTGTAATGATAGGTGAGATCGGTGGTAACTACGAAGCTGAAGCAGCACGCTGGATTCAGGAGAATGGCAATAAGAAGCCGGTAGTAGGGTTTATTGCCGGCCAGACAGCACCTCCCGGCCGACGCATGGGCCATGCAGGAGCGATCATCGGTGGTAAAGATGATACTGCCGCTGCTAAAATGAAAATTATGAAAGAATGTGGGCTTGTTGTAGTAGATACTCCAGCCAAGATAGGAACTACTATCGCAGACGCTATAAAAAAATAA
- a CDS encoding choice-of-anchor I family protein, with protein sequence MKKLSVLFLAVLLMTASCREILEEIKKLPKDDEPKKEAPSKFKEIGSITLGGEGAAEISAYDAETTQLFVVNNDGESRIDVVDLEDPTQPVLLKSIDITPFGAGVNSVAVSDGLLAAAIEADPAQAEGKIVFFDTQTCAEVTQANVGALPDMVIFSPDGQYALSANEGEPSGYEAGDEDPLGSLSIIEVQNGFVTTTLDFKAFNGMEKTLAQEGFRVFGPGATLAQDVEPEYIAVSENSRTAWISLQENNGLARIDLESKTITEIIPLGLKDYALAENAMDASDEDGIISLNTWPVWGVYQPDAIAAYSVNGLSYIISANEGDAREYNGFEEEIRVEDVVLDPLVFPYYEELQKEENLGRLQITSTLGDTDNDGEYEELYAFGGRSFSIWDGLSGQQVFDSGNEVEKLIIEAGLYDDGRSDAKGVEPEGVTIGKIGQRTIAFIGLERVDAIMVYDVTNPFQPQFLQILESGDAPEGLVFVPAEDSPAGKSLLIVSSEDDGQVKIFQP encoded by the coding sequence ATGAAAAAACTATCCGTACTTTTTCTGGCTGTCTTATTGATGACAGCCTCCTGTAGAGAGATCCTTGAGGAAATCAAAAAATTGCCTAAAGACGACGAACCTAAAAAAGAAGCCCCTTCAAAATTTAAGGAAATCGGAAGCATTACCCTCGGAGGAGAAGGAGCAGCAGAAATTTCTGCTTATGATGCGGAAACCACCCAGCTCTTTGTGGTAAACAACGATGGGGAATCCCGCATTGATGTGGTAGACCTGGAAGACCCAACCCAACCTGTACTCCTAAAAAGTATTGACATTACTCCGTTTGGTGCAGGGGTCAATAGTGTAGCAGTAAGTGATGGGCTGTTGGCAGCCGCCATTGAAGCCGACCCTGCGCAGGCCGAAGGCAAAATAGTATTCTTTGATACGCAAACCTGTGCTGAAGTAACGCAAGCCAATGTAGGAGCCCTACCTGACATGGTAATTTTCAGCCCCGATGGACAATACGCGCTTTCTGCTAATGAAGGAGAGCCTTCCGGCTATGAAGCGGGAGATGAAGATCCGCTGGGAAGCCTGTCTATTATTGAAGTTCAAAACGGCTTTGTAACTACTACGCTGGATTTCAAGGCTTTTAATGGTATGGAAAAAACACTGGCTCAGGAGGGTTTCAGAGTATTTGGCCCCGGTGCCACACTGGCTCAGGATGTTGAGCCTGAGTACATTGCTGTATCCGAAAACTCCCGTACCGCCTGGATCAGCTTGCAGGAAAACAATGGGCTAGCCCGTATTGACCTGGAAAGCAAAACCATTACAGAAATCATTCCCCTCGGACTTAAAGATTATGCTCTTGCTGAAAACGCCATGGATGCCAGTGATGAAGACGGAATCATCTCACTCAATACCTGGCCGGTATGGGGAGTGTACCAGCCGGATGCCATCGCCGCATATAGTGTTAATGGTCTTTCTTATATCATTTCTGCCAATGAAGGCGACGCTCGTGAATACAATGGTTTTGAAGAAGAAATCCGGGTAGAAGATGTAGTGCTTGACCCACTTGTATTTCCTTATTACGAAGAGCTACAGAAGGAAGAGAACCTGGGTCGCTTGCAAATCACCAGTACTTTGGGCGATACTGACAATGATGGTGAATATGAAGAATTGTATGCTTTTGGAGGTCGCTCATTCAGCATCTGGGACGGGCTTAGCGGGCAGCAGGTATTTGACAGTGGCAATGAAGTTGAAAAACTAATCATAGAAGCCGGACTGTATGACGATGGGCGCAGCGACGCCAAGGGAGTGGAACCTGAAGGGGTAACCATTGGCAAAATTGGACAACGTACTATTGCCTTTATTGGCCTGGAGCGGGTAGATGCTATAATGGTGTATGATGTGACAAATCCATTCCAGCCTCAGTTTTTGCAGATTCTAGAAAGCGGGGATGCGCCCGAAGGACTGGTTTTCGTCCCTGCTGAAGACAGCCCTGCCGGAAAAAGCCTGCTCATCGTCAGCTCTGAAGATGATGGCCAGGTGAAAATTTTTCAGCCTTAA